AGAGGTCATATCCCAACTACCAGCTATTTCAATAGCAGCATTATTCGTGTTCTTCTTATTATCTTTATCATCATCAACTAAAGGATCTATTGGATACAATACAGTATCAAAATCGGTAGGAGTTGGGTCAATATTTATTTTGGCAAGATTTTCTGATTGAGCTGATTCTTCCACAAATACTTCTTGACGAGTTTCTTCTACTGCTTCACTAGCACAACTAGATAAACCACCTACGATAATACTAGCTGAAAGAATAAATTTGATTGCGTTTGATTTGATTGGAGTAAACATATTAAAAAAATTTAGGTTAAAAAATAAGTTCTAATTAAATTAATAGAACTATATACATATAAATTACAGAATGATAAAAATAAATTATTTCAAAAAAAAATGAAATAATACATCTGTTATGTATTTTGACAATATAAGTAAATATTAAAAACTTATTGAATATAAAGTATTTAATAAAAATTTATACTCTTATAACGGAACTTAATAAAATTTTGTTTCAAAAAATTTGTATTTTGTTGAAAAAAAACCATGTAAAGTTCAACAAAGGGCAGTTAAAAAGCCCATATCAGTTAAGATTATGGGCTTTTAAAAGACAACTAAGCAGCATCTTTTATATTAGTTAGAGTGGTTATCTCCTCCTAAACTATAATAATTATTTTCTTCATCTTCTGAGCCAATGCTTTCTTGTTGATCATCCAATTCAGCACCAGGAACATCAATAGTTTCTCCTTCAAAATTTGATTTTGCATTATGCAAAGGAGCTTCTTCATAAAGTTCATTTCTATGATTTGGAGTAGGAATTCCTTTATCCACTACTAATTCATCATCATTGTCAATACTGGCTACTTTTTTTCCTTGATTATAAATATCCTCCTTTGGATCATAATCAAATTTGTCTTTAAAGAATTCTTCTGGAGAATCGGTATTTTTATTTTGTTTTTTATCTGGCGTTTTCATAAAAAAAAGTTTTAGTTTAAAAAATAAGAGGTGTGAAAATAAAAGTTATTCACTCTCTTTAAAAATATAAACACTAAAACTTATCTAAATGTTGAAAATAATTTGAAAGAAATAAATCTGAGTTAAAATGAGTTTTGGCTACCTATCGACTTCTCCCAAATTAATATCTAAAGAACCAACAATAGCAATCAAATCAGAAAGTAGAGTATTTTGGGCTAAATAAGGCAACACAGAAAGATTACAAAAGGAAGGCGCACGAACTTTCAAACGAAAAGGAATATCTCCTTTTTTATATTTTGGATTTTGTCTAAAGAAAAAGCCAAGTTCACCTTTCGGACTTTCGCCTCTAAAATAAAAATCAGTTTGAGGTGGTTTTATACGTTTTGGAACAAGTGCTTGTGGGTCAAAATCTCGTGTTCGTTTATGTTCTTTAGTAAGTTTCTCAATACATTGTTCAATTATTTTTGAAGATTCTTTGCACTCTTGAAAGCGAACAAAATTTCTATCCCAACAGTCACCTGTTGTTCCCATTTTTCCCTCTCCAATCGGAATGTCAAAATCTACTTCTTCATAAATTGAATATTTATCTACTTTTCTCAAATCCCATTTCAAACCCGAAGCCCGAAGCATTGCACCTGTAACTCCATAGTTAATAGCTGTTTGCATTGGCAAAACTCCTACATTTGCTGTTCTTGAAACAAATATTCTATTATTGATAAGTAAGTTTTCCAAGTCATCTAATTTAGGTTTCAAATGATTTAGATATTCACTACATTTTTCTTCAAAATCTAAAGGTAAATCATAATATAAGCCACCAATCCAAATATAATTGTATAAAAGACGTGCGCCACTTATCCATTCTAACAATCGTAAAATATATTCTCGCTCTTTCATTAGCCACAAAAAAGGTGTAGTTGCTCCCACATCAACAGCATACGTTCCGATAGCAATAAAATGAGAAGCAATTCGATTGAGTTCTGCCACCAAAACACGAATATATTCTACTCGTTTTGGTATTTTGTCTGTCATTCCTAACATTTTTTCTACTCCCAGTGCATAAATATGTTCCGAGTTCATGGAAGCAACATAATCCATTCTATCTATGTAGGGAATAATTTGGGCGTAATTCAGACTTTCAGCATGCTTTTCAAAACAGCGATGCAGATAACCAATATGTGGAACAACTTCTCTTACAACTTCACCATCTGTAATAACTTCCAAACGCAAAACACCATGCATAGAAGGATGTTGAGGTCCTAAATTAAAAAGCATTTCCTCACTTTTGAGAGTATCAGAAGTGTATTTTGTGGGTTCAGATTGTTGGTGAAAGGACATAGGAATGATTAAAATTACGAATTTAATGTGTTGAATACTAAAGGTTAAAGGTTATCACGGTTATTTTTGTATAACAGTCTTCCAGACTGTTGGATAGGATAAAATACTGCTTTTTATGTTCAGACAAGATGTCTGAACTATCTTAACACAAACCGTGATAAGGTTTACTAATGACTTATAAAAAAAAAATATTTTAATTAATTTCTATTTATTATGAAAAAGTTTCGAATTAAATTTTTAGGAAAACGAATTAAAATTACGATTCAAAAATAAATTGTATTTGGTGAGTTTAGTTGCTAATTTTACAAAAATATGCAATCAAGTTTAATAAACAGATTATAATAAATAATTTTTATAGAATTTGACAGTAATTTATCAGAGTTTAATCCATCATAAATGATACTTTTTGTAGCTGCAATTTTGTTCGGAATTGGAATTTTGATTGTCTTGACACGTAAAAATGCAATGCTTGTCTTGATGGGAATCGAACTAATGCTAACAGCTTCTATGCTCAATTTTATTGCTTTTTCGAAAGGAATGGAAGCGCATTTATTTGTCCTTTTGATTATTGTGGTGGCTGCTGCCGAAATTACGATTGCACTAGCTTTGATTCTGAAAATCTATAACTATTTTGGACACATTGAAATAGATGAAATTTTAGAAAAAGAAGAATAAAGACACTATTTTTGTGTGTTCAACTTCTTAGAATTGAACGAAATGCTTTCTCAGAAGCATAATTTAAGCTAATAAATCACGCTTCTGAGGAAGCGAAACATTCGTTTTTGGGAAAACGAATGCACGAAAGTCTCAATATTAAGAAACAAAAATATAAAAATTAAGATGATAAATCAATTTATAGAAAAAATAGAAGAAAGTTTAGAAAAAAATACGTTTATCAAAATTACCTTATCAAACTTTACTTCAAATCAAGAAAAATCTACACTCAAAAAAATATTGATTCGCAAAACGATTATCAAAAGAGAAGAAAAACTAACTTTTGTTTATCGTCATAAAACGAATGATATTACTAAAAACTATTCTGTCGAAGAAGGAATGAAAGAAATTATAACATTTCTCACAAAAGAAGATAGTAATGAAAATAATGAAGGATTTTTTAATCAAGCTATTTTGTTTACCAATCAGTTTGATTTACATCTTAAAAATATAAATAAAAATCCCACTATTCACTCACAAAAGCCAACTCAAAAACAAGCTCTTTCTACTTCGCACGACAAACAAAAAAAACGAGCTATCCAGACTAAAGACCAAGAAGGAAACTCAAAAAATTATCTGCAAGCTCTCAAAATAACAGACCATACAGGAAAAGTGTATAAGAATGCACAAGATAAATACAAACAAATCAATCAATATATTGAAATTCTGAGTGTTTTGTTGAAGCAATTACCAACAGAAAAAGAATTGCAAATTACAGACATGGGCGCAGGAAAAGGGTATCTGACTTTTGCTCTATACGATTATTTGGAAAATAATTTGAAACTCAAAATAAAATCGGTTGGTGTTGAATTTAGAAACGATTTGGTAGAACTCTGTAACCAAATTGCAGAAGAGTCAGACTTTGAGAATCTTAGTTTTGTAGAAGGAACGATAGAAGAATATAAAATCACACAAGAAAATATAGAAGAAAAAACACACGTTTTGATTGCTTTACATGCTTGTGATACTGCGACAGACGATGCAATTTTCAAAGGAATTGAAGCTGATGCAGAGCTGATAGTTGTTGCGCCTTGTTGTCATAAGCAAATTCGTAGAGAAATGGAAAATGCTTTTAAATCAGACAAATCAGATAAAAAGTCTGAAAATGAACTTTCTCCACTCACAAATTATGGTGTTTTTCTAGAGCGACAAGCCGAAATGCTGACTGATACCATGCGTTGTTTGCTTCTCAATTATTGTGGCTATCAAACAAAGGCAGTCGAATTTATCTCTGATGCACACACACCAAAAAATGTATTGCTCATTGCTACCAAAAAAGAAAGTTTTTCAGATTCAACTAAAAAAGCAGAGAAGTTGAAGGAATTTAAAGATTTAAAATCATTTTTTGGAATTGAAACACATTATCTAGAAAGTTTGATTTTGAAGTAATATGTATTTTTTTAAAAAGGAGGAATATAATTTTTTCTCCATTCTTCAATTTCTGGATAATATTCATTATCAAAACAAACTAGTCTTTCGTTATATATTATTTCGTATTGACTCTCCGAGAGAACTAAAAATGTAATATCTGTATTTTATTTTTACTTCTAAAATCTGACTTCTAACTTTATTTACCAATCTCCATTTTCATTATCCTTAATTTCTTCTTCTACATTTTGTAAGCGTTCTTGTTCTAATTCTTCATTGCTTTTTTCATTTTCTTTATTTGGATTTGTAAGCATCATACCTTTCTTGAATAGTCTAAATTCTACTCTACGATTTACTCGTTTGTCTTCTTCTGTGATTTCTGGAAAAACTAAAGGCTTTTCAGAACCTAAGCCAAATGGTTTTATTCGGTCAGCTTCCAAGCGTCCATAAGACAAAATATAATTTCGAATAGATTCAGCTCTTTTGAGTGACAGTTCTTTATTTTTTTCTTTATTTCCATCGCTATCTGTATGACCAAAAATATCTAAATTGAAATCAGGATGTTCTACCAAAAAATCAATAATTAGATGCAAATCATTTTCCATTTTTGGCAAAATTCCTGTGCTGTTAGGTGCAAACTCAATAGATTTAAATTGTATTGTTTCTATCTGTGAAGCTGGCGAAGAAGCCATTTTTTGACGAACTCCTTGTACTTCAACCTCTCTATACGTATCACCATTTACTTCAAAAAGTTCTTCCAAACGAAAGAAGTTTTCACCACTTACAATCAATAAATATTTCTTTTTATCAATCAGTTCAAACTCAAAATTACCCTCTTCATCGATATATTTTGGTGCAATCGGAATTTTATCAGCAACATCATACACGACTACCACACCACCAAAAATTTCTCCCGTTTGGCTTTCTTTTACTTTTCCTGAGAAACGAACAATTGCTTTAGGCTGTGCTTCCATAGGCAGAGGAAAAGAATACAAATCAGAGTTGGTATAAGGGTCTTGAACAACTGGCTCATTTCGCATCAGACGAACCTCTTTTTCGGCTCGTGCATAATATAAAAGGCGTGCAGAAGCATCAATGGTAAAATAATATTCACTACTTTTTGTATTTACAAAAGGACCTAAGTTTTTGGGTTCGCACCACGTATCACGACTTGTTTTGTAAGACTTGAAAATATCATAACTTCCAAAGGAAAACAAATGACCATTCGAACTAAAATATAAAATATTATCGCTAGGGTGTAAAAACGGACTTAGTTCATTGGCTTGTGTATTGATAATAGGTCCTATGTTTTGAGCTACTGACCAACGTTTTCGTCCTTGTCTGACTGTAAAATAAATATCTGTTCCTCCAAAACCTGTTTTTCTATCTGAAGCAAAAAAAAGTGTATCGCCCGTTACCGAAAAACTAGGATGAGAATCCCAAGTGGTAGAATTTACGGAAACACCAAAGTTTTGAACCTCATCCCAAATTCCATCTCCTTCATTCCATTTAGCAATATATAAATCACAATCTCCAAAACCATCAGGAGCATCACAACGAGAAAAAGCCATATATTTTCCATCTCTACTAATACAAGGTGAGCCTTCATTATAACGAGTATTTAAGCCTTTTAAAGGCAAAGGATAATCCCAACCAAACTCTCCCAAACGAACCGATTTATAAATATTTTCATCAAACTTATCAGCAGGTAAATATTTACGAACAGGGTCATTTACAGTGTCCATTAAAAGTCTTTTTGAAGTAAAATAAATGATAGAATCTGTCTGCCCAATCGCCAAACCATATTCTTCATAAGGTGAATTTATTTCCTCTCCCATACTTGTTCCCATTTGGTCAGGAGGACGCAGCGTATCAACTAATTGCCATTTATCAATCAGTTCATAATAATATTTTAAAGGGACATATTTTGGTTTTTCAGAAGGAGAAGCCAACGAATCAAAAGCCAACTGACTTTTTACAGATGAACCTCTATGATGTTTTAATAATAATCTATATAGTTCTAAAGCTAAAGGCTGATTTCCTGTTTTTTCGGCTGCTTGTGCATACGCCCAAATCAAATCCAAATCTTTTTTGAAATTTTCTATACCAAAATAACGAATATAGGTATCTAGTGCTTTTTTGAGTTCTGGAAGATTATTTTCTTGTTGAAGTCTCTTGATTTCTTTTAGTTGACGAGGGTCATAATAATATCTATAACTTTCAATATTCAAAAATGTAATTTGTGGACAATAAACTGCTCCTGATTTATTGATAGGACGAAATTCTTCTAATTTTATCTTAGAATCTTTATTGCGCTGAGCATAAGTAGGAGTGAAAAAAACAATTAAAATAAAAATACATAGATAGCTAATTTTATATTTATTTTGGTCTAAATTTTTTTTTATTAAAAATAATATTTTATTTTTCATTTTGTTTTTATATAAATCATCAAAAATTTCAAGTTATTTCTTGTTACAAAGTAGCCAAAAAGTATGCAATTTATAGAAATCAAGTGTTTGATTTTCGTTTTATTCTACAAAATTTAACTTTTTGACTGCCAACTCTTATTTTGAAGAGGTAAATTTAATTATCTTGAATCTTGAATTATCTTTTTGTAATACAACGCTAAAATTTTCTGAATCCTTATATTAAATCTTATAAAAAACATGAACGAGCAATTTTTACATTATATATGGAAATTTCAATATTTTGATAAGAATAATTTACTGACAGAAGAAGGAGAAGAATTACAAATTATTTCAGCAGGAATTCATAACCACGATGCAGGAGCAGATTTTGAAGATGCTGTTTTAAAGATAGGAAGTAAGCAAAAACAGACAAAATGGCAAGGAACAATAGAAATCGATACGTATGGGTTTAATTGGGAAAGTCATCATCATGCTACAAATGAAGCCTACGAAAATGTAGTTTTGCATGTTGTATGGAAGAATCCAAAGGAGGTTTTTAGAAAAAACGGTTCGAAAGTTTCTGTTTTGGTCTTAGAAAACAGAATTGATGAGCGTTTGTGGTTGAAATATCAAGAGTTTTTGAGAAATGAACACAAAATTCCATGTCAAGGTTATTGGAATGAAGGTACTATAAGCAATAATAATATAGAGTTAATTGCATCTTTTGAAAAAATGATGAGCCGAACACTTGATGAGCGATTGATTAGAAAATCTCAACATATTCTTTCACTTCTAGAGCGAAATGGTTATGATTGGGAAGAAACAAGTTATCAGGTTTTGTTAGAACATTTTGGATTTAAAAAGAATAATGCTCCTTTTTTACAATTAGCTAAAGAACTACCATTCAAAATTATAAAAAAACATGCGAATCAAATTTCTCAGATAGAAGCTCTATTGTATGGAATGGCTGGGTTTCTATTAGAGGAGAATAAAGACAAAATTAAACTCTTAGTTGAAAATAATTTTGATTGTCAAAGTAAAAACTTAAATTTAGAACAAGATTTATTGCAAAATCAATTAGATAAAGAATTACATTATTTTGAAGGATTACAAAAAGAGTTTCGTTTTTTATCTCATAAATATTCTTTACAAGACAAAGAAGTCAATTTAGCACAATGGAAATTTTTACGATTGCGTCCTTCCAATTTTCCAACAGTCAGAATAGCGCAGGTTATCGGACTTGTATCTCAGCAAAATCATCTGTTTTCTATTATTCTGAATGCAAAGAAACTAAAAGAATTTTATGAGTTTTTCAAAACAGAGCTACCAACCTACTGGAAAACACATTATAATTTTGGAAAGTTAAACAAACAGGAGGAAGATGGGACGTTTAAAGAAAACTCTACATTGGGAAAAGATGCACAGCAAAATTTGATTATCAATGTTGTCATTCCTATCCGTGTAGCGCATAGTTTATACAGGCAAAAAGAAGATGTTTTGCCTAAAATATGGCTTAATGAGTTAAAAACAGAGAAGAATAGCGTCATAAGTCTGTACAAACCTTTAGAAAAAATAAATAATTCTGCTTTCAAAATTAAAACGGCTGCACAATCACAGTCTTTGCTAGAATTGTATAGCCAATATTGTAATCCTAAAAAATGTCTTTCATGTGAAGTGGGACGAGAAGTTTTAAAGAAGTAAGGAAAAATAAAAAAACTATCAGAACTTCTGCTATCAATAAGGTTCTAAAAAAAATAGTAGCTTTGTACATCATTTCATTCGTAATTTTTAATTTGTAATTGATATATGCTTTCATCTCGCCAACTTTTCCTAAATCATGTCGCTCAAACATCTCCTTTTCCTCTTGCCTTAGAAGTTCATAATGCAAAAGGAATTTATATGTTTGGTAGTAAAAACCGTAAATGGATTGATATTATTTCAGGAATTGGAGTGAGTAATGTGGGACATCGCCATCCAAAAGTAATAAAAGCAATTCAAAGACAACTAAGAAAATATATGCACTTGATGGTTTACGGAGAATTTATCCAAACGCCACAAGTTCAGCTCGCCACAGCTATTTCAAAGACTTTTAAGACTACTTTAGGGCAAGACTTTTTAGATAAAGAAGATAAAAGTAATGAAGAAAATAATAATGATAATCTATCTATAACAAATCACGAAAATACGCCTCAAAATGCTGTTTATTTTGTAAATTCTGGAAGTGAAGCTGTTGAGGGAGCTATAAAATTAGCCAAACGATTTACAGGAAGAACTCAATTAATAGGTTGTCACAATGCTTATCATGGTTCTACGCATGCTGCCCTTTCATTAGGAACAAGCAAAGAATGGAAAGAACCTTTTTTACCTTTACTTCCTGATGTAGACCATATTTGTTTTGATAGTAAATCTTGTCTTTCCAAAATCACAGAAAAAACAGCAGCCGTAATTATAGAAACTGTGCAAGGAGAAGCAGGAATCAGAATACCACAAAAAACCTATTTAAAAGCACTTAGAAAAAAATGCAGCGAAACAGGAACACTTCTGATTTGTGATGAAATTCAATGTGGCTTTGGTAGAACGGGTAAACTTTGGGCTTTCGAACATTTTGATATAATCCCTGATATTGTTGTGGCTGCAAAGGGAATGGGTGGAGGAATGCCGATTGGTGCTTTTATGGCTTCTCAAAAAATGATGTCGTGTCTTTCTGATAATCCAATTTTGGGACATATTTCTACTTTTGGAGGACATCCTGTGAGTTGTGTGGCTTCTTTGGCAACACTAAAAGTAATTCAAGAAGAGAATTTATTAGATGCTGTTGAAGAAAAACATGAATTGTTCAAGCAGTTATTAAATCCAGAAAGTACAAAAGCAATAAAAGAATTTCGTGGAATAGGTTTAATGTTGGCAGTAGAATTTGAGAGTTTTGATTTCTTACAAAAGGTAATTGCTCACTGTTTGGAGCTTGGTTTGCTTTCTGATTGGTTTTTGTATTGTGATAATTCGATGCGAATTGCTCCTCCTCTTATTATCACAAAAAAGGAAATAAAAAAGGCTTGCCAAATTATTTTGGAAGCCATTCGATTGACGGAAGAGAGTAAAGTTTAATTTTATTAGAAGAAAATACCGTTTTTTAATTCACTTTTAGCTAAATTTGTTATCAATTCAATCAAAAATTAATAATAATGACACGAAAATTAGCAAAACCCTTTTTGAAGTGGGCAGGAGGAAAGACGCAATTAATAGAACCAATTAATAGTTCATTACCTAAAAACTTTACAGATTCTAACTTTACCTATATTGAACCTTTTGTAGGAAGTGGGGCAATACTTTTTTGGGTCTTGAATAATTTTCCTTCTCTCAAAAAAGCTGTTATTAATGATGTAAACGAAGATTTGATAAATGTTTATAAAACGATTGCAACCCGACCAAAAGAGCTTATTTCTATTTTAGAAATTTTTGAAAATGAGTTTCATTTGTTAGAAGATATAGAAGATTCAGAAGAAAGTAAAAAAGAATATTATTACAAAAAAAGAGAACTTTACAACACTCGTAGTACAGAAAAAAGCATTCAAGCAGCCTTATTTATTTTTTTAAATCGAACTTGTTTTAATGGTTTGTATCGTGTCAATAAAAAAAATGGTTTTAATGTTCCAGCAGGTCGCTATAAAAAACCTACTATTTGTAATGTAGAAAATATTTTTGCTGTACATGAAGCCTTACAAAAAGTTGAGATACTTTGTGGTGACTATGAAAAAACCGTTTCTTTAGCAAGTGAGAATACTTTTTTTTATCTTGATCCTCCCTACAAACCTCTGACAGAAACCTCAAATTTTAATTCTTACGCCAAGGATGAATTTGGAGACGAGGAGCAAATTCGTTTATATGACTTTTGTAAAAAATTAGATAATTTAGGCTATAATTGGATTTTGAGCAATTCTGATGTAAAAGGAAAAGCTGAAAATGAAGATTTTTTTGATGAATTGTATAGTGATTTTTTAATTACACGAGTAGAAGCAAAACGAAGTATCAATTCAAAATCTGAGAAAAGAGGAAAAATAAATGAACTTTTGATTTCTAATTTTACTCAAGCAAAACAACAATCACAACAAATAAAATTAGTATGATTTTAGGTGGAATAGGTGGCGCAAATACACAAACAGGTTTAGTTTTCGAAGGAGATACAGACTTAACTACATTTCTAAATTCTAAAAATGGCTATGAAGTCAAAAATGGAGATGTATTTTATGAAGGCGACCCAGTAGCTAGGATTTTTAAAAAACATGGTTTTTATAAATTTTTAGAAGAATTAGGTATTGACTGGAAAGGCTTAATTTCGAAGAAATTACTCCCAGATGATAGTATTTTTGTAAAAATAGCCAATACATTTTTTGTTATAGAGTGTAAATCTCAACGAGTTGCTGGGTCGGTAGATGAAAAATTACAAACTTGTGATTTTAAAAGAAAACAGTATCAAAAACTTCTTGCTAAAGCAAATATTGAAGTTGAATATATTTATCTTTTGAATGATTGGTTTAGGAAACCTGAATATAAAGATGTTTTAGATTATATTCATAGTGTTCATTGTTATTATTTTTTCAATTATATCCCATTAGCAAAATTAGGTTTGCCCATTCCAAAAGAAGAAGATAAACAAGACAAAAATAAATCTTAAAAATAATGATAGAACCTTTTTACAAATCAGAAGACAAGAATTTTTATCTCTTGAAAGGAGATACTTTTGATTTATTAGAAAGTTTCGAACATAAATTTGATATGGTTTTTGCTGATCCACCTTATTTTTTATCAAATGATGGATTGACGTTTCAAAACGGAAAAATAACGAGCGTAAATAAAGGATCGTGGGATAAATCAGAAGGATTTGAATATGTAAATGAATTTAATCGAAAATGGCTTTCTTTGATTCGTAAAAAAATGAAAGAAAATGCAACTATTTGGATTAGTGGTACTATGCACAATATTTTTTCAATCGGACAGCTTCTGACTGAACTAGATTTTAAGATCTTAAATATTATTACTTGGGAAAAGACGAATCCTCCTCCTAATTTTTCGTGTAAATCATTTACACATTCTACTGAACATATTATTTGGGCAAGAAAAAATGAAAAAGTTTCTCATTATTTCAATTATGAACTAATGAAAAAACTTAATGATAACAAACAAATGAAAGATGTTTGGAAACTTCCTGCAATAGCTTCTTGGGAAAAATCATGTGGAAAACACCCAACTCAAAAACCTCTTTCTTTACTAACAAGAATAATTTTAGCTTCTACAAAACCCAATGCTTGGATTTTAGATCCTTTTGCAGGAAGTAGTACGACAGGAATTGCAGCAAATTTAGCAAATAGACGTTTTCTAGGAATTGATAAGGAAGAAGAGTTTTTAAGAATTAGTAAAAACAGAAAGTTAGAAATTGAAAATATAGAAGCAATAGCAATTTATCAAAAGAAGATAGCAGGATTTATTGATAAACAACAGTTTACAGAATATTTAAAAACAGAAAACATTCAACAAGAAAGTAAAGTAGCATTAGGATTCTGTCGTAAAAAAGACATTGATAATTTGAAAAACTTAAATAAATTTTATTTCCATGCTATTGAAAATCAGAACGTTGTAAAAGATTTTCCTGTTGGATTAGTTGATGCAAAAAGATTGTTGATTTACTCAACTGCAAGAGCAAAACCAATAGTATTGACAGGATATTCAGCCATAATTAAAGATGTTACTCTAAAACATAAATCTAAAATTGAGGGAAAACAAAATTCCAAAACAGAATTTTATTATGAAGTAGTTTTAGAAGAACCCTTTACCAAAAATGATCAACTAGAATTTCAAATAGATACGAAAAAACTATTTACAGATAAAGAAGATAAAAATAAGAAACTTTTAGCTCAATTTTTACCTGCTCTGACTACTTTAAACAGATTGATGGATTCAAAAATTGTTGTTAATGAGGATAAAATATAAAATAAGGCTCACAAAATAATTTTGAAAGCCATCCAATCAACAGAAAAATAGTAAAGTATTGTATTTCCATTCACAACTCACCATTAATAATTCATAATTTCTTTTAATCTACTTCTGCCGAAATTCCACGTTCGCAAATTGCGTTACGCATCGGAACGAGGTCATTCCAAGAACCTTCTTTTACAGAACATTTGCCCTTAAAATGAATAATAAGTGTACATTGTTCTGCTTGTGGTGCTGAATGCTGACAAACCTCAACTAAAGTATCGATAACGTGGTCAAACGTATTTACTTCATCATTAAAAACAATTAAACGATGACCTTCCTCTGTTTTTGTGTCTACTTCTTCTAAAACTTCTGTTTCTGTATTAGAATAAAAATTAGTAGATAAATTATTGGAAAATTTAGAAGAATTTGAAAATTGATTCATAAT
This is a stretch of genomic DNA from Bernardetia sp. MNP-M8. It encodes these proteins:
- a CDS encoding PD-(D/E)XK nuclease superfamily protein, translating into MILGGIGGANTQTGLVFEGDTDLTTFLNSKNGYEVKNGDVFYEGDPVARIFKKHGFYKFLEELGIDWKGLISKKLLPDDSIFVKIANTFFVIECKSQRVAGSVDEKLQTCDFKRKQYQKLLAKANIEVEYIYLLNDWFRKPEYKDVLDYIHSVHCYYFFNYIPLAKLGLPIPKEEDKQDKNKS
- a CDS encoding ATP-dependent Clp protease adaptor ClpS gives rise to the protein MNQFSNSSKFSNNLSTNFYSNTETEVLEEVDTKTEEGHRLIVFNDEVNTFDHVIDTLVEVCQHSAPQAEQCTLIIHFKGKCSVKEGSWNDLVPMRNAICERGISAEVD
- a CDS encoding site-specific DNA-methyltransferase, with the protein product MIEPFYKSEDKNFYLLKGDTFDLLESFEHKFDMVFADPPYFLSNDGLTFQNGKITSVNKGSWDKSEGFEYVNEFNRKWLSLIRKKMKENATIWISGTMHNIFSIGQLLTELDFKILNIITWEKTNPPPNFSCKSFTHSTEHIIWARKNEKVSHYFNYELMKKLNDNKQMKDVWKLPAIASWEKSCGKHPTQKPLSLLTRIILASTKPNAWILDPFAGSSTTGIAANLANRRFLGIDKEEEFLRISKNRKLEIENIEAIAIYQKKIAGFIDKQQFTEYLKTENIQQESKVALGFCRKKDIDNLKNLNKFYFHAIENQNVVKDFPVGLVDAKRLLIYSTARAKPIVLTGYSAIIKDVTLKHKSKIEGKQNSKTEFYYEVVLEEPFTKNDQLEFQIDTKKLFTDKEDKNKKLLAQFLPALTTLNRLMDSKIVVNEDKI
- a CDS encoding DNA adenine methylase, which encodes MTRKLAKPFLKWAGGKTQLIEPINSSLPKNFTDSNFTYIEPFVGSGAILFWVLNNFPSLKKAVINDVNEDLINVYKTIATRPKELISILEIFENEFHLLEDIEDSEESKKEYYYKKRELYNTRSTEKSIQAALFIFLNRTCFNGLYRVNKKNGFNVPAGRYKKPTICNVENIFAVHEALQKVEILCGDYEKTVSLASENTFFYLDPPYKPLTETSNFNSYAKDEFGDEEQIRLYDFCKKLDNLGYNWILSNSDVKGKAENEDFFDELYSDFLITRVEAKRSINSKSEKRGKINELLISNFTQAKQQSQQIKLV